The proteins below come from a single Salvelinus alpinus chromosome 18, SLU_Salpinus.1, whole genome shotgun sequence genomic window:
- the purg gene encoding purine-rich element-binding protein gamma translates to MADTCSRGMERGRGRITSDSMTRGAYPQQYVHPGTQQQGIDIQELASKRVDIQKKRFYLDVKQSARGRFLKIAEVWIGRGRHDNIRKSKLTLSMSMAPDLRYCLGDFIDYYAHIGLRGGLVPRPEVQSNGQGRPQDSRRRQQDHHHAASVSPTGSAVSEEHTHRVLKSEFIERDNRKYYLDLKENQRGRFLRIRQTVSRGHGTMGYYGQGIEQTIVLPAQGLIEFRDALSQLIEDYGDGDATDERGRGNRNHEESPELPEAESFRVDNKRFYFDVGSNRYGVFLKISEVRQPYRNTITVPMKAWARFGENFIRYEGEMRRIFTCHEKRTETREDGEDQED, encoded by the coding sequence ATGGCTGATACATGTTcaagagggatggaaagaggcaGAGGAAGGATTACATCAGATTCTATGACGAGAGGCGCATATCCTCAACAGTATGTTCACCCTGGCACACAGCAGCAGGGCATAGACATTCAGGAGCTTGCCTCTAAACGTGTCGATATCCAGAAGAAACGGTTTTATTTGGACGTAAAACAAAGTGCACGGGGCAGATTCCTAAAAATTGCAGAGGTTTGGATTGGAAGAGGCCGCCATGATAACATCAGGAAGAGCAAATTAACGCTGTCCATGTCAATGGCACCCGATCTACGATATTGCCTGGGTGACTTCATTGATTATTACGCTCACATTGGGTTGCGAGGTGGCCTGGTACCACGGCCAGAAGTGCAGAGCAATGGCCAGGGCCGCCCCCAAGATTCCCGCAGAAGACAGCAAGATCACCACCACGCAGCATCAGTATCTCCCACCGGCTCTGCGGTGTCGGAGGAGCATACTCATCGCGTCCTGAAGAGTGAATTCATTGAGAGAGACAATAGAAAGTACTATCTGGACCTGAAAGAGAACCAGCGAGGCAGGTTCCTCCGCATCAGACAGACTGTCAGCAGAGGACATGGCACCATGGGTTACTACGGCCAGGGCATCGAGCAGACCATAGTGTTGCCGGCTCAAGGGCTAATCGAATTCAGAGATGCACTGTCGCAGCTTATTGAAGACTACGGCGATGGTGATGCCACGGATGAGCGTGGAAGAGGCAATAGGAACCACGAAGAATCCCCCGAGCTTCCCGAGGCAGAATCCTTTCGAGTGGACAATAAGAGGTTTTATTTCGACGTTGGTTCCAACCGGTACGGTGTCTTTTTGAAGATTAGCGAGGTACGACAGCCATACAGGAACACCATAACAGTCCCCATGAAAGCCTGGGCCAGATTTGGAGAGAATTTCATCAGGTATGAGGGGGAAATGCGGCGAATTTTCACCTGTCACGAGAAGAGGACAGAGACTCGCGAGGACGGTGAAGACCAAGAGGATTGA